The following coding sequences lie in one Leucobacter allii genomic window:
- a CDS encoding alpha/beta fold hydrolase: MTRPAITLTEPVGAADRPLLVLGHSLGTGGLIWERVVPALAAEYRVTLLALPGHDGAPVPTEPFSIAELAQAVADAVRELTPRGALYAGVSIGGALGLQLALDHAELFQAVAIIASAASLGTAEHWTARAALVREQSTSALVISSAQAWFAPDSIADEPEITGRILRVLQSVSDEGYARCAEALGGYDLRERLGEIAIPVLAMGGEFDGVAPEDRQDELVAGVQQGRKAIIAGAAHQPPAEQAEAVAAELLAFFGEVAR, from the coding sequence ATGACCCGACCCGCCATCACCCTCACCGAGCCGGTGGGCGCGGCCGACCGGCCGCTGCTCGTCCTCGGGCACTCGCTCGGCACCGGGGGACTCATCTGGGAGCGCGTCGTCCCGGCACTCGCGGCGGAGTACCGGGTGACCCTCCTCGCGCTGCCCGGGCACGACGGGGCCCCCGTGCCGACCGAGCCCTTCTCGATCGCGGAGCTCGCGCAGGCCGTCGCGGACGCGGTGCGCGAGCTGACCCCCCGCGGTGCGCTCTACGCGGGCGTGTCGATCGGCGGGGCGCTCGGGCTGCAGCTCGCGCTCGACCACGCCGAGCTCTTCCAGGCGGTGGCCATCATCGCCTCGGCCGCGTCCCTCGGCACGGCAGAGCACTGGACCGCGCGCGCCGCGCTCGTGCGGGAGCAGTCGACCTCCGCCCTCGTGATCTCCTCGGCCCAGGCCTGGTTCGCCCCCGACTCGATCGCGGACGAACCGGAGATCACCGGACGGATCCTGCGCGTCCTGCAGTCCGTGTCCGACGAGGGCTACGCGCGCTGCGCGGAGGCGCTCGGCGGCTACGACCTCCGCGAGCGGCTGGGGGAGATCGCGATCCCCGTCCTCGCGATGGGCGGGGAGTTCGACGGCGTCGCTCCCGAGGACCGCCAGGACGAGCTCGTCGCGGGCGTGCAGCAGGGGCGCAAGGCCATCATCGCGGGGGCCGCCCACCAGCCGCCCGCCGAGCAGGCGGAGGCCGTCGCCGCGGAGCTGCTCGCGTTCTTCGGGGAGGTCGCGCGATGA
- a CDS encoding LysR family transcriptional regulator, with protein sequence MQAQWTLKQLEYFVAAAETGTIRAAAERCHVSPVGLGVALTELERALGTQLLHRRRAKGVVLTPEGRVVLPIARAIIVQSTELQLKLNAHSDAVTGTLHVGCLTGIASMLMPDVCDTFAKQHPALSIDFREGTQDALYAALEGGELEAAFLYERDLPETLDYVRVIEMKPYVIVAADHRLAHRTSVDLRELADEPLIRLSIPPMSDPSSWSDHMDAAPREAYTVSSVELMRTLVGRGLGYAVLGQRSPMTVTAEGLPIRELEITDHIPTVRVVLAFARGMRLPPRARALAEFARALPPARQVV encoded by the coding sequence ATGCAGGCGCAGTGGACCCTCAAACAGCTCGAGTACTTCGTCGCGGCTGCGGAGACCGGTACGATCCGCGCGGCGGCCGAGCGCTGCCACGTCTCCCCCGTCGGCCTCGGCGTGGCCCTGACCGAACTCGAGCGGGCGCTCGGCACGCAGCTCCTGCACCGGCGGCGCGCCAAGGGCGTCGTGCTCACCCCCGAGGGTCGCGTCGTGCTCCCGATCGCGCGTGCGATCATCGTGCAGTCCACGGAGTTGCAGCTCAAGCTCAATGCCCACTCCGACGCCGTCACGGGCACGCTCCACGTCGGCTGCCTCACGGGCATCGCGTCGATGCTCATGCCGGACGTCTGCGACACGTTCGCGAAGCAGCACCCGGCGCTCTCCATCGACTTCCGCGAGGGCACGCAGGATGCGCTGTATGCGGCGCTGGAGGGCGGCGAACTGGAGGCGGCCTTCCTCTACGAGCGCGATCTCCCGGAGACCCTGGACTACGTCCGCGTCATCGAGATGAAGCCCTACGTGATCGTGGCGGCCGATCATCGTCTCGCCCACCGGACCTCGGTCGATCTCCGCGAGCTCGCGGACGAGCCGCTCATCAGGCTCAGCATCCCCCCGATGTCCGATCCCTCCTCGTGGTCCGATCACATGGACGCCGCCCCCCGCGAGGCCTACACGGTCTCGAGCGTCGAGCTCATGCGCACGCTGGTCGGCCGAGGACTCGGCTATGCCGTGCTGGGCCAGCGCTCGCCGATGACCGTGACGGCCGAGGGCCTGCCGATCCGGGAGCTCGAGATCACCGACCACATCCCGACGGTGCGCGTGGTCCTCGCGTTCGCGCGGGGGATGCGCCTCCCCCCGCGCGCCCGAGCGCTCGCGGAGTTCGCCCGGGCGCTGCCGCCGGCACGACAGGTCGTCTGA
- a CDS encoding DUF1801 domain-containing protein codes for MTDDWRAHRVAEIRSLILRAVPGATEEVKWVKPTNPAGVPTFSHGGLICTVETYRDKVKVTFAKGASLSDPAGLFNASLDAGTRRAIDLREHDALDAEAFVALVAEADAAASA; via the coding sequence ATGACCGACGACTGGCGCGCGCACCGCGTTGCGGAGATCCGCTCCCTCATCCTCCGGGCCGTCCCCGGCGCGACCGAGGAGGTGAAGTGGGTGAAGCCCACGAACCCCGCCGGAGTGCCGACCTTCTCCCACGGAGGACTCATCTGCACCGTCGAGACGTACCGGGACAAGGTCAAGGTGACCTTCGCGAAGGGCGCCTCGCTGAGCGATCCCGCCGGGCTCTTCAACGCGAGCCTCGACGCCGGCACGCGGCGCGCGATCGACCTCCGCGAGCACGACGCGCTCGACGCGGAGGCGTTCGTCGCGCTCGTCGCCGAGGCGGACGCCGCGGCGTCGGCCTGA
- the pcaH gene encoding protocatechuate 3,4-dioxygenase subunit beta produces the protein MAEPTSPAAAPESLLAAPDQATQRQITQEITDLHADFARRTAAGERLPRTMIDFPPYRSSILRHPTKDPKLVDPETIELFSPAYGQRDVAAIESDLTLQHAGEPLGERMIVTGRLLDSWGRPLANQLIEIWQANSAGRYIHQRDQHPAPLDPNFTGAGRTITNDRGEYTFTTIKPGPYPWKNHVNAWRPAHIHFSVFGQSFTQRLITQMYFPGDPLFPLDPIYNTIREQRDRDRLIGVYDHDLTQPEFLMGYRFDIVVDGPNATWFEPEEGEH, from the coding sequence ATGGCAGAACCCACCTCGCCCGCCGCGGCCCCGGAGTCGCTGCTCGCGGCGCCGGATCAGGCGACGCAGCGGCAGATCACGCAGGAGATCACCGATCTCCACGCCGATTTCGCGCGGCGCACCGCCGCGGGGGAGCGGCTGCCGCGCACGATGATCGACTTCCCGCCCTATCGCTCCAGCATCCTGCGGCACCCCACGAAGGATCCGAAGCTCGTCGACCCCGAGACGATCGAGCTGTTCTCCCCGGCCTACGGGCAGCGCGACGTCGCCGCCATCGAGTCCGATCTCACGCTGCAGCACGCCGGCGAACCGCTCGGCGAGCGCATGATCGTGACCGGGCGGCTCCTCGACTCCTGGGGCCGGCCGCTCGCGAACCAGCTCATCGAGATCTGGCAGGCGAACTCCGCCGGGCGCTACATCCACCAGCGCGACCAGCACCCGGCCCCCCTCGACCCGAACTTCACCGGCGCCGGCCGCACCATCACGAACGACCGCGGCGAGTACACCTTCACGACGATCAAGCCGGGCCCGTACCCGTGGAAGAACCACGTCAACGCCTGGCGCCCCGCCCACATCCACTTCTCGGTGTTCGGGCAGTCATTCACCCAGCGGCTCATCACCCAGATGTACTTCCCCGGCGATCCGCTCTTCCCGCTCGACCCGATCTACAACACGATCAGGGAGCAGCGGGACCGCGACCGTCTCATCGGCGTCTACGACCACGATCTGACGCAGCCCGAGTTCCTGATGGGGTACCGCTTCGACATCGTCGTCGACGGACCGAACGCCACCTGGTTCGAGCCCGAAGAAGGGGAGCACTGA
- the pcaC gene encoding 4-carboxymuconolactone decarboxylase — translation MSAEAAGHGGAPGADAAGGGLGDAERFARGMTVRREVLSDAHVDRANAGITEFTSDFQDFITRTAWGDIWSRPGLDRRSRSVAVLTAMIALGHHEEFAMHVAAARRNGLSVAEIKEVILQAGLYCGVPAANVAFKLAQQVLAELGEA, via the coding sequence ATGAGCGCCGAGGCGGCCGGCCACGGCGGCGCTCCCGGCGCCGATGCCGCAGGCGGCGGTCTCGGCGACGCCGAGCGCTTCGCGCGGGGCATGACGGTGCGTCGCGAGGTGCTGTCCGACGCCCACGTCGACCGGGCGAACGCCGGGATCACGGAGTTCACGAGCGACTTCCAGGACTTCATCACGCGCACCGCGTGGGGCGACATCTGGTCGCGGCCCGGCCTCGACCGCAGGTCGCGCTCCGTGGCCGTGCTCACGGCGATGATCGCCCTCGGCCACCACGAGGAGTTCGCGATGCACGTGGCGGCCGCGAGGCGCAACGGCCTTTCCGTGGCGGAGATCAAGGAGGTCATCCTCCAGGCCGGTCTCTACTGCGGCGTCCCCGCGGCGAACGTGGCCTTCAAGCTGGCGCAGCAGGTGCTCGCGGAGCTCGGCGAGGCGTAG
- the pcaG gene encoding protocatechuate 3,4-dioxygenase subunit alpha — MTHEAPAKTHEPTAGQTIGPFFAYGTDFIQKHEIAFPHSPGAIVLGGTVFDGAGQPIPDSMIEVFGADSDGTVPRARGSFRRDGHSFTGWGRAFTSDEGRYEFWTRNPGSVGGEAPFFAVVVFARGLPDKLHTRIYLPDDEAALAADPFLAGLSPAERATLVATRTPEGYLSHDIHLQGEKETVFLAY; from the coding sequence ATGACGCACGAGGCACCCGCGAAGACGCACGAGCCCACCGCCGGCCAGACCATCGGCCCGTTCTTCGCCTACGGCACCGACTTCATCCAGAAGCACGAGATCGCCTTCCCGCACTCGCCCGGGGCCATCGTGCTCGGCGGCACGGTCTTCGACGGCGCCGGCCAGCCGATCCCCGACTCCATGATCGAGGTCTTCGGCGCCGACAGCGACGGCACCGTTCCGCGCGCCCGCGGCTCCTTCCGCCGCGACGGCCACTCCTTCACCGGCTGGGGCCGCGCGTTCACGAGCGACGAGGGCCGCTACGAGTTCTGGACCCGCAACCCCGGATCGGTGGGAGGCGAGGCCCCGTTCTTCGCCGTTGTGGTGTTCGCGCGCGGCCTCCCCGACAAGCTGCACACCCGCATCTACCTGCCGGACGACGAGGCGGCGCTCGCCGCCGATCCGTTCCTCGCGGGCCTGTCGCCCGCGGAGCGCGCTACGCTCGTGGCAACGCGAACGCCCGAGGGGTACCTCAGCCACGACATCCACCTGCAGGGCGAGAAGGAGACCGTCTTCCTTGCCTACTGA
- a CDS encoding lyase family protein — protein MPTDPAAAAPDGAAFDVGLLAPVAAGTADELADARFADALVTAEAALVRAWGAAGVAPAETVSAVSAALGWRAAGEPCAPGELPIGRLVSEAVGGGNPVIPLVAVLKERVAEPHRRWVHRGATSQDVLDTALMLLAKRSATALLADLRDTAERLAEFARAHRDEPAAARTLTQHAVPTTVGARAAGWLRGVRRAADGLERIAAELPAQLAGAGGTLASFASIGGDAAPALPARFAAELGLAAPEGPWHTVRWPVTELGDALVRATDALGVVAADVATLSRTEVGELAEGAGGGSSAMPQKRNPARSVLIRSAAIRAPHLAATLHAAAALAVDERPDGAWHAEWPALRELLRTARGAAARAVELVSGLRVDPAAVQRNLHLTGGLIVAERLSIELAPRIGADRLREIVAAAGAGGDLAELLRAEPALAGIDIDAILDPAGYTGLAARIVDAALAEGARADPDVTAADPDPDPRTEEPA, from the coding sequence TTGCCTACTGATCCCGCTGCCGCCGCCCCCGACGGGGCGGCGTTCGACGTGGGCCTGCTCGCCCCCGTGGCGGCGGGAACCGCCGACGAGCTCGCCGATGCGCGCTTCGCCGACGCGCTCGTCACCGCGGAGGCGGCGCTCGTGCGCGCCTGGGGCGCGGCGGGCGTCGCGCCGGCGGAGACGGTCTCGGCCGTGTCGGCCGCGCTCGGCTGGCGCGCGGCGGGGGAGCCGTGCGCACCCGGCGAGCTGCCGATCGGACGGCTCGTCTCCGAGGCCGTGGGCGGAGGCAACCCCGTGATCCCGCTCGTCGCGGTCCTCAAGGAGCGCGTCGCCGAGCCGCACCGCCGCTGGGTCCACCGCGGCGCGACGAGCCAGGACGTGCTCGACACCGCGCTCATGCTGCTCGCGAAGCGCTCGGCGACGGCGCTGCTCGCCGATCTGCGCGACACCGCGGAACGCCTCGCGGAGTTCGCCCGCGCGCACCGCGACGAGCCCGCTGCGGCCCGCACGCTCACGCAGCACGCGGTGCCCACCACGGTGGGCGCCCGGGCCGCCGGCTGGCTCCGCGGCGTGCGCCGGGCGGCCGACGGTCTCGAGCGGATCGCGGCGGAGCTCCCGGCCCAGCTCGCCGGGGCCGGCGGCACGCTCGCCTCCTTCGCGAGCATCGGCGGCGACGCGGCCCCGGCGCTCCCCGCGCGCTTCGCGGCGGAGCTCGGTCTCGCCGCCCCCGAGGGGCCCTGGCACACGGTGCGATGGCCCGTCACGGAGCTCGGCGACGCGCTCGTGCGGGCGACCGACGCGCTCGGCGTCGTCGCCGCCGATGTCGCGACCCTCAGCCGCACCGAGGTCGGCGAACTCGCCGAGGGGGCGGGCGGCGGCTCCTCCGCGATGCCGCAGAAGCGCAACCCGGCGCGGTCCGTGCTCATCCGCTCCGCGGCGATCCGGGCGCCGCATCTCGCCGCGACGCTCCACGCCGCCGCCGCCCTCGCGGTCGACGAGCGGCCGGATGGCGCGTGGCACGCCGAGTGGCCAGCGCTCCGCGAGCTGCTGCGCACGGCCCGCGGCGCCGCGGCGCGCGCGGTCGAGCTCGTCTCGGGGCTGCGCGTCGACCCCGCCGCCGTGCAGCGCAACCTGCACCTCACCGGCGGTCTCATCGTGGCCGAGCGGCTCTCGATCGAACTCGCGCCGCGCATCGGCGCCGACCGGCTGCGCGAGATCGTCGCCGCGGCCGGCGCCGGTGGCGATCTCGCCGAGCTCCTCCGCGCCGAGCCCGCGCTCGCCGGCATCGACATCGACGCGATCCTCGACCCCGCCGGCTATACCGGCCTCGCCGCCCGCATCGTCGACGCCGCGCTCGCGGAGGGCGCCAGGGCCGATCCCGATGTCACCGCCGCCGACCCCGATCCCGACCCCCGCACGGAGGAGCCCGCATGA